AGGACCGCCAGGGGGATCTTGAGATTGTTGGCCGCCGCCAGGATTCCCGCACCCACCCGGCCGGCGCCGCGGTTCCACAGGTAGAAGGCGACGCCCGTGGGCAACAGGCCCAGGTAGAGCAGCGTCCAACGGGCGCCCGCGTCGAAAGCGGCCAGTTCGTCGAGCCCGCCGCCCGCGGCCGCGGCCAGGCCGGCCAGGGTCATCGCGCCCAGGTACATCCAGGCGAGATTGCCCGCCTCGCCGGCCCTCGCCCCGGAAGGAGCGAGCCGCCAGCGCCGGTAGATCAGCTGGCCGCCCGCGAAGCAGAGATTGGCGCCCTGCAGCAGGAGGATCCCGCGCCAGGCCGCTCCGGGCGGCAACCCGCGCCAGGCCACCAGGGCGCCGCCGGCGACGGCCAGCG
This portion of the bacterium genome encodes:
- a CDS encoding EamA family transporter, which translates into the protein LAVAGGALVAWRGLPPGAAWRGILLLQGANLCFAGGQLIYRRWRLAPSGARAGEAGNLAWMYLGAMTLAGLAAAAGGGLDELAAFDAGARWTLLYLGLLPTGVAFYLWNRGAGRVGAGILAAANNLKIPLAVLAAWAIFGEQIRPLPAVGGLIAVTSALLVADKGRVA